The following DNA comes from Micromonospora chokoriensis.
CTGGTTGTAGCCGCGGGTCTCCACCGACACCACGCCCCGGTCGGGCTTGGAGCCGGACTCACGCTTGTCGAGCACGGTGGTCTCGCCGTAGATGGTGTCGCCGTGGAAGGTCGGCGCGACGTGCCGCAGCGACTCGACCTCCAGGTTGGCGATGGCCTTCCCGCTCACGTCGGGCACCGACATGCCGAGCAGCAGGGAGTAGATGTAGTTGCCGACCACGACGTTGCGCTTGAACTGACTGGCCGTCTCGGCGTAGTGCGCGTCCATGTGCAGCGGGTGGTGGTTCATGGTGAGCAGGCAGAAGAGGTGGTCGTCGTACTCGGTGACGGTCTTGCCCGGCCAGTGCCGGTAGACCGCGCCGACCTCGAACTCCTCGTAGTAGCGGCCGAACTGCATCCTGGTCCCCTTCGACGGGCGGCGATGGAGTTCGGCACAGCATGCCTTACCGAAGGTTAAGGCGACTGGCGGGGCGCGTCGGCGGTGGAAAAGTCACACCGGTCACTGGCACCCGGGGGGAGACGCAATGAGCGGCGGGGCCCTCCCCGGCACCCGCCGCCCACGCTCTGATGCCGAGAAGTCTGCCCTACGGCGGCGTAGGTTCAACAGAGATCGGCGTCACATTTATCTTTTTGTAACACTACTCTCGGTGACGATGCGGAGGTTGATCAGCGATCTCCGCAGGCCGGATACCTCCTTGTCACGGCCCAAGTTACCGATTCGTAGAGCTCAATCGGGTGGATCTCCCTGGAAACGCTCCCATTACCGCAGGTCACGCAAGTGCGTCATGCATTTGCGTTCCGCAGGACGGGGATAAACAGACGCGGATCGATGGTCCCCGACCCCCGGCCGGGCCTGGCACGTTTCGTGACCCACACCCCGGGAATTCGATACGGTCAGCCCGGGTTCTACGGGTCGTAGACAAACCGCGGTGATCGGAGAGTGCAATGGCAACCGTTGAGCTGACCTCGGCGAACTTCGACGAGGTGACCGGCAACGACGGCATCGTCCTGGTCGACTTCTGGGCCGACTGGTGTGGTCCGTGCAAGCGGTTCGCCCCGGTCTACGAGCGCTCCTCGGAGAAGCACCAGAACATCGTGTTCGGCAAGGTCGACACCGAGGCCCAGCAGGAGTTGGGCGCCAAGTTCGACATCCGGTCGATCCCCACGATCATGGCCATCCGCGACGGCGTCATCGTCTTCGCCCAGCCGGGTGCCCTCCCCGAGTCGGCGCTGGAGAACCTGATCGAGCAGGTCGAGGCCCTCGACATGGACGACGTCCGCAAGCAGTTGGCCGAGCACAACCACTGAGTCGTCCGAACGACACGAAAGGCCGGGCCCGGTGCGGGCCCGGCCTTCGTCGTACTCCCAAAGGCATTTGCATGATCACCTACCCGGCCAGGCCGGACTGACCGTCGGTGGGACCCGGCACGGCCGGTACATCCCGTATCGTCACGACCCGATGGAGACCCTGACCACCCGCGGGCGCGTGACCCGGCTCGGCGCGACCGCACTCGGCCTCGCCCTGCTCCTGGGCGGCACCTTCTGGGGCAGCGACGACGACTTCCCGTTCGGCCCGTTCCGGATGTACTCCACCTCGAACCCGCCGAACGCGCCCGCCCCCGACACCCGCGTCGAGGGGGTGAACAGCGCCGGGACGGTGATCGACCTCGACCAGGACGCGACCGGCATCCGTCGCGCCGAGATCGAGGGTCAGCAATCCCGGTACGCCGCCGACCCGACGCTGCTCACCGAGGTCGCCGACGCGTACGCCGAACGCCACCCGGACGTTCCCGCGCTGGTCGAGGTCCGCATCGTCATCCGCTGGCACGGTATCCGCGCCGGCCGACCGACCGGGCAGTACACCGACCAGACCGTCGTCAGCTGGCAGGCGACCCGATGACCCGCTGGCTGACCGAGGCCGTCCCCCGGGGTCGGGTGGCCGCGTTCCGGACCCTGATCTACCTCTTCGTCGCCGCCGACCTGGTGATCTTCACCCCCTGGGTACGCACCCGGGTCAGCGTGCCCGGCGACCTCTACCAGCCGCTGCTGATCGGTCGCCTGCTCCCCCTGCCGACGCCGACCGAGACGCTGGTGACGGTGATCTTCTGGGCGTTGCTGGCGCTGGCCCTCCTCGCCGCGACCGGACGAGCCCCCCGCCTGCTCGGCTGGGCGGTCTGCGCGCTCTACCTGGAGTGGATGATCATCGCGATGAGCTACGGAAAGGTCGACCACGACCGGTTCGGGCTGCTCGTCGCGCTGGCCGTGCTCCCCACCGCGGGTCGGGCCCGGCACGGCGACACCACCCGCACCGAGGCCGGTGGCTGGGCTCTGCGAGTCACCCAGATCGCGGTGATCTGCACGTACTTCCTGGCCGCCTTCGCCAAGCTGCGCTTCGGCGGCCTGGACTGGCTCACCGGCTCGGTGCTGGCCCGCGCGATCATCCGGCGCGGCACCGACCTGGCCGACCTCATCGCCCAGGTGCCGTACCTGCTCATCGCCGCCCAGTTCGGCATCGTGGCGTTCGAGCTGCTCAGCCCGGTGGTCTTCTTCCTGCCACCCCGTTGGCGACACGCCATGGTCGGCTTCTTCTACTCGTTCCACGTGGTCACGATCGCGACCATCACGATCTCGTTCGCGCCGCACCTGGCCGCGATGACGAGCT
Coding sequences within:
- a CDS encoding MaoC family dehydratase: MQFGRYYEEFEVGAVYRHWPGKTVTEYDDHLFCLLTMNHHPLHMDAHYAETASQFKRNVVVGNYIYSLLLGMSVPDVSGKAIANLEVESLRHVAPTFHGDTIYGETTVLDKRESGSKPDRGVVSVETRGYNQDGTMVCVFRRKVMVPKREYAAAAVPDGVDPERPSFPEPL
- the trxA gene encoding thioredoxin is translated as MATVELTSANFDEVTGNDGIVLVDFWADWCGPCKRFAPVYERSSEKHQNIVFGKVDTEAQQELGAKFDIRSIPTIMAIRDGVIVFAQPGALPESALENLIEQVEALDMDDVRKQLAEHNH
- a CDS encoding HTTM domain-containing protein, producing the protein MTRWLTEAVPRGRVAAFRTLIYLFVAADLVIFTPWVRTRVSVPGDLYQPLLIGRLLPLPTPTETLVTVIFWALLALALLAATGRAPRLLGWAVCALYLEWMIIAMSYGKVDHDRFGLLVALAVLPTAGRARHGDTTRTEAGGWALRVTQIAVICTYFLAAFAKLRFGGLDWLTGSVLARAIIRRGTDLADLIAQVPYLLIAAQFGIVAFELLSPVVFFLPPRWRHAMVGFFYSFHVVTIATITISFAPHLAAMTSFLPLERVRPLVWTRRLLGRGPAATPPPDQTRVGANAESPPLGDQASVVGRPAGP